From a single Streptomyces sp. NBC_00377 genomic region:
- a CDS encoding aminotransferase class IV gives MKIWLDGGLKDSETARVSVFDHGLTVGDGIFETVKTVDGTTFALTRHLDRLTRSARGLGLPDPDHDEVRRACAAVVEANPVPLGRLRITYTGGHGPLGSDRGDQGPTLVVALGSTARRADSTAVITVPWTRNERGALTGLKTTSYAENVVALARAHQQDATEALFANTVGQLCEGTGSNVFVVLDGEIHTPPLASGCLAGITRELTVEWTGARESDLPLDVLERAEEVFLTSTLRDVQAVHRVDGRELPGTPGPVTAKAMRIFAERAGDDLDP, from the coding sequence GTGAAGATCTGGCTCGACGGCGGGCTGAAGGACAGCGAAACCGCCCGCGTCTCCGTCTTCGACCACGGACTGACCGTGGGCGACGGCATCTTCGAGACCGTGAAGACGGTGGACGGCACGACGTTCGCGCTGACCCGCCATCTCGACCGGCTGACCCGCTCCGCGCGCGGTCTCGGCCTGCCGGACCCCGACCACGACGAGGTCCGCCGCGCCTGCGCCGCCGTCGTCGAGGCCAACCCGGTGCCGCTCGGCAGGCTGCGCATCACCTACACCGGCGGCCACGGCCCCCTCGGCTCCGACCGCGGAGACCAGGGCCCCACCCTCGTCGTCGCCCTCGGCTCGACCGCCCGGCGCGCCGACTCCACGGCCGTCATCACGGTCCCCTGGACCCGCAACGAGCGCGGCGCGCTCACCGGCCTGAAGACGACCTCCTACGCCGAGAACGTCGTCGCCCTGGCCCGAGCCCACCAACAGGACGCGACCGAGGCGCTGTTCGCCAACACCGTCGGGCAGCTCTGCGAGGGCACCGGCTCCAACGTGTTCGTCGTCCTGGACGGCGAGATCCACACCCCGCCGCTCGCCTCCGGCTGCCTCGCGGGCATCACCCGCGAACTGACCGTCGAGTGGACCGGAGCCAGGGAGAGCGACCTGCCGCTGGACGTGCTGGAGCGTGCCGAGGAGGTCTTCCTCACCTCCACCCTGCGCGACGTCCAGGCCGTCCACCGCGTCGACGGCCGCGAACTTCCGGGCACGCCCGGCCCGGTGACCGCCAAGGCGATGCGGATCTTCGCCGAGCGGGCCGGCGACGACCTCGACCCGTAG
- a CDS encoding GNAT family N-acetyltransferase yields MTTTLRPTEPLQHAADGALSRHYRVCVNSRPVGAVHLSTSLAFGPGVAQIEGLRIEEPDRGRGRGTVAALAAEEVARGWGCKRIDVRVPADAEAALRLATALGYVHRNRGMEKPLGATAPRLPEGSRGRPMTQAEYAPWYERGLAEYARDWSERGVPEDEAWAKSRHDNESLLPQGLATQNILLSVLEHEGARVGILWVAFTADKAFVYDVEADEAFRGRGHGRSLMLLAESQAIAAGKRVLGLNVFTGNTPAERLYDSLGYRPVHYSMYKNLL; encoded by the coding sequence ATGACCACGACCCTGCGGCCGACCGAGCCGCTTCAGCACGCCGCCGACGGGGCACTGTCACGCCACTACCGGGTGTGCGTGAACAGCCGTCCCGTCGGAGCGGTCCACCTCTCGACGTCCCTGGCTTTCGGGCCCGGCGTCGCCCAGATCGAAGGACTGCGCATCGAGGAACCGGACCGCGGGCGGGGCCGGGGGACGGTGGCCGCGCTGGCCGCCGAGGAGGTGGCGCGGGGCTGGGGCTGCAAGCGGATCGACGTCAGGGTGCCCGCCGACGCGGAGGCAGCCCTGCGGCTGGCGACGGCCCTCGGCTACGTCCACCGCAACCGCGGCATGGAGAAGCCCCTCGGCGCCACCGCCCCCCGACTGCCCGAGGGAAGCCGGGGCAGGCCGATGACACAGGCCGAGTACGCGCCCTGGTACGAGCGCGGCCTCGCGGAGTACGCCCGGGACTGGAGCGAACGCGGGGTGCCCGAGGACGAGGCGTGGGCCAAGTCGCGCCACGACAACGAAAGCCTGCTGCCGCAGGGCCTGGCGACGCAGAACATACTGCTCAGCGTCCTGGAGCACGAGGGCGCCCGGGTCGGCATCCTCTGGGTGGCGTTCACCGCCGACAAGGCGTTCGTGTACGACGTCGAGGCCGACGAGGCTTTCCGCGGCCGGGGCCACGGGCGCTCACTGATGCTGCTGGCCGAGAGCCAGGCGATCGCGGCGGGCAAACGCGTTCTCGGCCTCAACGTCTTCACCGGCAACACCCCGGCCGAGCGGCTGTACGACTCGCTCGGATACCGGCCCGTGCACTACTCGATGTACAAGAACCTGCTCTGA